A window of the Mus pahari chromosome 1, PAHARI_EIJ_v1.1, whole genome shotgun sequence genome harbors these coding sequences:
- the LOC110324239 gene encoding histone H2B type 2-E-like — protein MPDLAKYPPAPKKGSKKVVTTAQKKEGKKHKGSHKESYSLYVYKVLEQVHSATGMWSKAMGIVNSFVNDIFGGIAKEASCQAHYSKRSTITSLEIQMRVNLLLSRQLAEHTVSEDNKDVTKYTSIK, from the coding sequence ATGCCTGACCTGGCCAAATACCCTCCAGCTCCCAAGAAAGGTTCCAAGAAGGTTGTCACCACAGCCCAAAAGAAAGAGGGCAAGAAGCACAAGGGCAGCCACAAGGAGAGCTACTCCCTCTATGTGTACAAAGTGCTGGAGCAGGTGCACTCAGCCACTGGCATGTGGTCCAAGGCCATGGGCATCGTGAACTCTTTTGTCAATGACATCTTCGGGGGCATTGCAAAGGAAGCTTCTTGTCAGGCGCATTACAGCAAGCGGTCTACAATCACATCACTGGAGATCCAGATGAGGGTGAACCTCCTACTGTCCAGACAACTGGCTGAGCACACTGTGTCAGAGGACAACAAGGATGTCACCAAATACACCAGCATCAAGTAG